The Oscillatoria acuminata PCC 6304 genomic interval GAACGATCAGCACGATCGTCAATTGGGCGATCGGTTGAGTTCTTATCGTCCACTTCCCCGATGATCGGGTTCGGTTCCACGAGAGACATCAGCGCTGGCAATTTGGGCATTTGCATCGGATTTATTTTCTTTTGAAG includes:
- the patX gene encoding heterocyst-inhibiting protein PatX translates to MSIYKCLVLSGLLFLGMNANFSGIEYLTSKENKSDANAQIASADVSRGTEPDHRGSGR